One genomic region from Pseudoduganella dura encodes:
- a CDS encoding sensor histidine kinase yields MEDRLRRLETVQAMLLEIGQLSTRCTDIVQFLRAVHGALGRLMYAANFYVALNDRDGEPNAVRFVYYVDEADAPPDPEEVTHLASPDESPTAWVILNRRCLAMTAAEHISRRQVAAYGRGTVAEHWIGCPLMDQNHQPIGAIVIQSYDREHTYSEEDQALFALIANQVSSALQGLQSMDRLERAVQERTLRLDQARASLEQRNEALNHALTQLQDAQSELVRQEKLASLGRLVAGVAHEINTPLGICVTATSHLVQELKLTREDLAEGRLDEETLNTFFDTVDQSLRIMTTNTQRAAALVRSFKQVAVDQSSENIRHFNLAKYVAEVLLSLQPKLKGKAVKVEVDCPADIDLDSFPGAVSQIVTNMIENSLVHGFGEDQPGAIRIAGRLDGDHVTFDYSDDGIGMDQHTLGQMFDPFFTTKRGSGGSGLGAHILYNLVTGPLGGTIRATSAPGMGLHYKLRFPRDQRKR; encoded by the coding sequence ATGGAAGACCGCCTTCGCCGCCTTGAAACCGTCCAGGCCATGCTGCTGGAAATCGGGCAGCTGTCCACCCGCTGTACCGATATCGTCCAGTTCCTGCGTGCCGTGCACGGCGCGCTGGGACGCCTCATGTATGCGGCCAATTTCTACGTGGCGCTGAACGACCGCGACGGCGAGCCCAACGCGGTGCGCTTCGTCTATTACGTCGACGAAGCCGATGCGCCGCCCGATCCCGAAGAAGTCACCCACCTGGCCTCGCCGGACGAGTCGCCCACCGCATGGGTGATCCTGAACCGCCGCTGCCTGGCGATGACGGCGGCCGAGCACATCTCGCGCCGGCAGGTGGCCGCGTATGGCAGGGGCACCGTCGCCGAACACTGGATCGGCTGCCCGCTGATGGACCAGAACCACCAGCCGATCGGCGCGATCGTCATTCAAAGCTATGACAGGGAACATACCTACAGCGAGGAAGACCAGGCGCTGTTCGCGCTGATCGCAAACCAGGTGTCGTCCGCGCTGCAGGGACTGCAAAGCATGGACCGGCTCGAACGCGCCGTGCAGGAACGCACGCTGCGGCTGGACCAGGCCAGGGCTTCGCTGGAACAGCGGAACGAGGCGCTGAACCATGCGCTGACGCAGTTGCAGGATGCCCAGTCGGAACTGGTGCGGCAGGAAAAGCTGGCGTCGCTGGGCCGGCTCGTGGCCGGCGTGGCCCACGAGATCAACACGCCGCTGGGCATCTGCGTGACGGCCACGTCGCACCTGGTGCAGGAACTCAAACTGACGCGCGAAGACCTGGCCGAAGGCCGGCTCGACGAAGAGACGCTGAACACGTTCTTCGATACCGTCGACCAGTCGCTGCGGATCATGACCACCAACACGCAGCGCGCCGCGGCGCTGGTGCGCAGCTTCAAGCAGGTGGCGGTGGACCAGTCGTCGGAAAACATCCGCCACTTCAACCTGGCGAAATACGTGGCCGAGGTGCTGCTGTCGCTGCAGCCCAAGCTGAAAGGCAAGGCGGTCAAGGTCGAGGTGGACTGCCCGGCGGACATCGACCTGGACAGCTTCCCCGGCGCGGTGTCGCAGATCGTCACGAACATGATCGAGAATTCGCTGGTGCACGGCTTCGGCGAAGACCAGCCGGGCGCCATCCGGATCGCCGGGCGGCTCGACGGCGATCACGTGACGTTCGACTACAGCGACGACGGCATCGGCATGGACCAGCACACGCTGGGCCAGATGTTCGACCCGTTCTTCACCACGAAGCGGGGCAGCGGCGGCTCGGGGCTGGGGGCGCACATCCTGTACAACCTCGTCACCGGCCCGCTGGGCGGCACGATCCGGGCGACCAGCGCGCCCGGCATGGGCCTGCACTACAAGCTGCGGTTCCCGCGCGACCAGCGCAAGCGCTGA
- a CDS encoding porin, giving the protein MKTTTLCHCLARLAVIAGCAAASLVHAQQVQVYGRLNVSVEAARAPGAHVERMVNNRSVLGFRGSEDLGGGLKALFQVEGTLAPDTGAGEIARRDTRIGLEGPFGTVFAGHWVTAYNGATSSLDPFYPTTAGYMSILANGAASSTDNVADVASFDRRQANSVHWWSPRWHGWTLRATHGLAEERPASGARPSLLSLALIHDAGPLYLALAHERHHEYHGPGTADTGTKAAAGYTFGTTRVALVAERLEYELPAGQLARNALYLSLSHQAGRHGLRASIGKAGDGHGGGTVGFVRGGADTGALHATAGYEYGFSPRTTVYAYHTRLRNDGNAAYDFPINGVGMLAASLTGARISATSLGMRHSF; this is encoded by the coding sequence ATGAAAACTACTACTCTTTGCCATTGCCTGGCGCGCCTTGCCGTCATTGCCGGCTGCGCCGCCGCATCGCTGGTCCACGCCCAGCAGGTGCAGGTCTACGGCCGCCTGAACGTTTCCGTGGAAGCGGCCCGCGCGCCCGGCGCGCACGTGGAGCGCATGGTCAACAACCGCTCGGTGCTGGGCTTTCGCGGCAGCGAAGACCTGGGCGGCGGCCTGAAGGCGCTGTTCCAGGTCGAAGGCACGCTGGCGCCCGACACCGGGGCCGGCGAGATCGCCCGGCGCGACACGCGCATCGGGCTGGAAGGTCCGTTCGGCACCGTGTTCGCCGGCCACTGGGTAACGGCCTACAACGGCGCCACATCGAGCCTCGATCCGTTCTACCCGACCACGGCCGGCTACATGAGCATCCTGGCCAACGGCGCCGCATCGTCCACCGACAACGTCGCCGACGTGGCCTCGTTCGACCGCCGCCAGGCCAACAGCGTGCACTGGTGGTCGCCCCGCTGGCATGGCTGGACGTTGCGCGCCACGCACGGGCTTGCCGAAGAGCGCCCGGCCAGTGGCGCGCGGCCCTCGCTGCTGTCGCTGGCGCTGATCCACGACGCCGGGCCGCTGTACCTGGCGCTGGCCCACGAGCGCCACCACGAATACCACGGCCCCGGCACTGCCGATACCGGCACGAAGGCGGCGGCCGGCTATACCTTCGGAACCACGCGGGTGGCCCTGGTCGCCGAGCGCCTCGAATACGAACTGCCGGCCGGCCAACTGGCCCGCAATGCGCTGTACCTGTCGCTGAGCCATCAGGCCGGGCGCCATGGCCTGCGCGCCAGCATCGGCAAGGCCGGCGACGGCCACGGCGGCGGTACCGTCGGCTTCGTGCGCGGCGGCGCGGACACCGGCGCCCTGCATGCGACCGCCGGCTACGAGTACGGGTTCTCGCCGCGCACCACCGTGTATGCCTATCACACGCGGCTGCGCAACGACGGCAATGCAGCGTATGACTTCCCGATCAACGGCGTGGGCATGCTGGCGGCGTCGCTGACCGGCGCGCGCATCTCGGCCACGTCGCTCGGCATGCGGCACAGTTTTTAG